The following are encoded in a window of Motilibacter aurantiacus genomic DNA:
- a CDS encoding AAA family ATPase, giving the protein SHPVGRPFMVIATQNPIEQAGTYRLPEAQLDRFLMKTSLGYPDHASTVE; this is encoded by the coding sequence TCTCCCACCCCGTGGGGCGGCCGTTCATGGTCATCGCGACGCAGAACCCCATCGAGCAGGCGGGCACGTACCGGCTGCCGGAGGCCCAGCTGGACCGCTTCCTCATGAAGACGTCCCTGGGCTACCCCGACCACGCCTCGACCGTGGAGA